The following is a genomic window from Microbispora sp. ZYX-F-249.
CGGACTGGATGTCCCTGCTGTGCGGCCTGCTGTTCATCGGAATGGGCATCCGCTATCTGACCGGGCCCGACCCCGACGCGGTGGTCATGGCGCCTATCCTCGTCGGAGGGCTGGGCTTCGCGGCCTTCGTCGCCATCCTCGCCAAGGTCATCCGCCGCTGATCCGCTGATTCGCTGATCTCGCTTCCGGCCGGTGCCGCGTCCGCGCGGTGCCGGCCGTTCGTCGTTTCCCGGCGATCCGGCTGACAGAAGCATACTGAGTATGCATACTGAGTATTCATGTCAGTACGACACGGCCTGCTCGCCCTGCTGACCCGGGGCCCGCGCTACGGCTACCAGCTCAGGGCCGAATTCGAGGCGTCCACGGCGACGACCTGGCCGCTGAACATCGGGCAGGTCTACACGACGCTGTCCCGCCTCGAACGCGACGGTTTGGTGGCCCGCGACGACCAGGGCGACCGGGACGAGCAGGGCCGGGTCCGGTACGCCATCACCCCCGAAGGCCGCGACGAGCTCGGCCGGTGGTTCGCCAGACCCGTCGCCCGGGCCGACCGGCCCCGCGACGAGCTCGTCATCAAGCTCGCGATGGCCGTCACCGCGCCCGGCGTGGACGTGGCGGCGGTCATCCGGGCCCAGCGGTCCGCGACGATGCGGGCCCTGCAGGAGCTCACCCGCGCCAAGCGGAGCCTCGACACCTCCGCCGAGGCCGCACAACGCCTGGTCGTCGACTCGATGATCTTCCATGCCGAGGCCGAGCAGCGCTGGCTCGACCACTGCGAAGCCGTCCTCGCCCGTCCCTCCGAGGAGAATCCGTGACCGAGAACCGCTCTCCGGACCGGTTACCCGAACCGGACGGCCACCCGGTCGTCCGCCTGACCGGTGTCGTACGTGTCCACGGCGAGGGGGCCGGGGCCGTCCACGCGCTGCGGGGCGTCAGCCTGGACGTCCACTCCGGCGAGCTGGTCGCGGTCATGGGTCCGTCCGGGTCAGGCAAGTCCACCCTGCTCAACCTCGCGGGCGGGCTCGACCGCCTGATGGAAGGGTCCGTGCTCCTCGAAGGCCGCGAACTGCGCACGCTGTCACCCAAGCGGCTGGCTGAGCTGCGCCGCCGGAGCGCCGGCTACGTCTTCCAGGACCTCAACCTCATCCCGTCGCTGACGGTCGCCGAGAACGTCGCGCTGCCGCGCGAGCTGGACGGCGTCCGTGCCGGTACGGCGAGGCGGGAAGCCCTGGAGGTGCTGGAGGAGATCGGCCTCGCGGACCTGGGCGACCGGTTCCCCGACGACCTGTCGGGCGGGCAGCGGCAGCGGGCCGCCATCGCCCGGGCGCTCGTCGGCGAGCGCCGCCTGCTCCTCGCGGACGAGCCGACCGGCGCCCTCGACACCCGGACCGGCGACGAGATCGTCCAGGTGCTCCGGCAGCGCGCCGACGCGGGGGCCGCCGTGCTGCTTGTCACGCACGAGCCCCGCTACGCGGCCTGGGCCGACCGCGTCGTCTTCCTCAAGGACGGGCGGATCATCGATTCGTCCGGCACGGACGACGTGGACGGCACGGACGGCACAGACGCGGGCGGCTTGGGCGCGGTGAGCGCTCGATGAGGGGCCTGCGCGCGGCGCTGCGGATCTCCCGCCGCAACGCCCTGCGGTCGAAGTGGCGCAGCGCGCTGATCCTCGCGATGATCGGGCTTCCGGTCGCCCTCGCCGTCTTCGCGCTGACCGCCCTCTTCGCTTCGGCGGGAACCGACCGCCAGCACTACCCGATCGGACAGGCCGACGCGGTGGTGACCGGCGCCCACGGGTGGGCGGGCCTCACCCAGGACGCCTGGGGCAACGGCATCTCCGCACAGCCCGACGACGTGCCGTTCACGCAGGACGAGGTCACGGCGCTGCTCGCGCCCGGCAGCCGGGTCATCCCGGTGGCGCGGGGGAGGTTCCGCTACCTGACCCCGCAGGGATACGAAACGGGAGAGATCCGCCAGGTCGATCTCCGCGATCCGATGTCCCGGGGCACCTTCCGGCTGACCGAGGGCAGGCTGCCCACCGCTCCCGGCGAGGCGGTGGTGTCCGCCGAGCGGCTGAACAGGGACGACGCTCCGGCCGTGACTCCGGGAGTGACGCTCCTCGTAGGCGAGGAACGCCGTCCGGTGCGGGTCGTCGGTGTGGCCCTGTTCACCTTGGCGGCAGTCGAGCCCACGCTCGCGACGTTCCCCGGCAGCCTGCCGGCCGACGCCTTCGGGCCGGTCGACTCCGAGCTGATGTCACGCGCCTGGCTCGTGGACTCTCCACGGCCGGTGACGTGGGCGGACGTGCGGCGGCTGAACGCGCAGGGCCTCGTGGTCGTCAGCCGGGCCGTCATCGACGGGCTCCCGGCGGACGAGCCGCACTCGCGTGTGTCCGACCTCGTGCGGGCGGTGCCGTGGGTCGCGATCATGCTGCTGGAGGTCGTCCTGCTGGCCGGGCCGGCCTTCGCCGTCGGGCGGCTGCGCAGGTCGCGCGAGTTCGCGCTGGTCGCCGTTCAGGGCGGCTCCCCCGCACACCTGCGGACGATCGCGCTCGCCGACGGCCTGCTGTTCGGCGTCGTCGCCTCCGCGCTCGGCGCGGCGCTGGGCGTCGTCGCGGCCCGGCTCGCGACGCCGCTGCTGGAGTGGCTGGCCGGAGTCCTGCTGGGTCCACGCCACGTCCCCTGGGCCGAGGTCGCGATGATCGCGGTGCTGGGCGTCGTCGCGGGGCTGCTGGCCGCGCTCGCCCCGGCCGTCGCGGCGAGCCGTGCGAACCCCATCGCCGTGCTGTCGGGCCGGCTCGAGCGGGGCCGTGAGCGGACGGGCCGTCCGCTGCTCGGAATCGTGCTCGTCGTCGCGGGTACGACGGCGACCATCGCGAGCGCGGGTCACGACATCGCCTGGACCGCGACATCGGCCCTGGTCACCCAGCTCGGCCTGGTCGCCCTGGTGCCGGTGTTCCTCGCGGCGGTGGCCCGGCGCGCCGCCCGGCTTCCCCTGCCGCTCCGCTTCGCCGCCAGGGACGCCGTACGCAACAGGGGCCGTACGGCACCCGCCGTCGCGGCGGTGATGACCGCGGTCGTGGCGCTGACGGCGGTGGGCGTGACATGGCAGAGCCGGCTCGCGCAGAGGCCGGCGTACGCGCAGGGCTACCCCCAGGCTCCCACCGGAGCGCTGTGGATCGCCGGACCGGACCTCACTCCCGGGCTGTGGAATCGGGTCCGCTCCGCCGTGCGCGAGGAACTGCCCACCGGTGTGCCGCTGGTGGAGGCACGGGTGCTCGCGACGAGGTCAGGCACCCCGGTGTACGCCTCAGTGCCGGACGACGATCCGGACGTGAACAGGGTGGAGTGGTCGAGTCCGACCAGAGCCGGCGACCTGCTGGTGGGGAACGAGGACCTGCTCCGCTACGTGCTGCGGCGCGACGACCCCGGGGCGGTGGCGGCGCTCCGCGAGGGGAAGGCCGTCGTGCTCAACCCGGCCGTCGTCCGGCAGGGACAGCTGCGCATCAGCGTGGGACACCAGTCCGGCGAATCCCCGGCGCTCACGCTGCCCGCCGTCGGCGTGCGGGCCACCGGGCAGGGCTGGGCCCGCGCGGTCGTCGCGCCCGAGGTGGCCGCGAAGAACGGGTACGCCACCGCGACCGCCATGCTCGTGGTGGATCCCGCGGACTTCCGCGTCCCCAAGGCGACGGCGGACCGGATCGTCGAGAAGGTGGAGCGCATCACCGGTAAGGCGGCCGCGCGGCTCGAAGTGCCGGAGGCTCCCGACGACACGATGCTCCTGCTCGTGCTGGGCATCGCCGCGGCCGTGCTCGTGCTGGGGATGACGTTCGTCGCGACCGCGCTGGCCGCCGTCGAGGCCCGGCCCGACCTGGAAACCATGTCGGCCGTGGGGGCGGCCCCCCGCGTGAAACGCGCGGTCGTCGCCGGGCAGGCCCTGGTGATCGCGCTGCTGGGCTCGGTCACGGGCGTGGTCGCCGGTTTCGCTCCGGGCATCGCCGTGGCCCGGCAGTCCGTCTCCCACCCGGCGATGTTCCTGCGTCCCGACGGCATGCTGACGACCACGCCGATGGCCGACGCCTCCGTGATCGCGATTCCGTGGCCGCTCGTCGGCCTGCTCCTCGTGGCGCTTCCCCTGCTGGCCGCGCTCGGCGGTGCCGCGTTCACGCGGTCGCGCCTGCCGCTCCCCCGGCGCAGGGTGACCTGACCCCGCGCCGGGGCCGGCCCGCCGTGCTCGCGCGCCGTGCTCAGCCGTCGGCCGGGCCCGAGGCGGCCCGTACGGCGGACAGGCAGCGTTCCACGACGGGCCGGGGGGCGAAGGCGTAGGTGCCGTCGCCGAACAGCTCGAAGGTCATGAACCCGTCGTATCCGCGCCGGGAGAAGGCGGCGAGGTAGTCGGCCAGGGGCAGTTCCCCTTCGCCCCACGCCAGGTGCCCGGCCGGGCGGCCGTCGATCAGGTGCACGTGGCGGACGCGGTCGCCGAGCACGTCGAAGTAGTCGTCCACGCTCTCGCCCGCGACCGCCATGCCGACCGTGTCGAGCACGGCGGCGAGGTTCGGCGCGGCGACCTCGTCCAGCATCCGCGCGAGCGCCCGCGAATCGTTGAGGAGGTTCGACTCGACCCGCTGCAGGGGTTCGAGCACGCACGTCACCCCGAGGGCCGCGGCGTGCGCGGCGATCTCGCCGAGCGCGTCGGCGGAGCGGCGCCACCCCGCCTCCGGCGGCTCGTCCTCATACCCCCGGCCGGGCGTCAGCAGCAGGAGCTCGGCGCCGAGCTCCGCGCACAGCTCGGCCGCCCGGCGGAACATCGCGATGCTGGAGGCGCGCAGCCGGGTGTCGGGCGAGGCGATGTTGACCGGATACATCACCTGCTCCGGGGTGAGGCAGCGCACCCGCAGGCCGCGGGAGGCGGCCCGGCGGCGTACGGCACGGGCCTCGGCGTCGCTCACCTGCGGCACGTGGAAGTGGGGGGCGATGCCCCACAGCTCCACCTCCTCGCGGCCGAGGCCGGCCGCGTCGTCCAGGAACCGGTCGAACGGCAGGTGCTGGTAGGAGAAGTTCGATCCGGTGATCCGGGGGAAGGACATCGGCGCTCCCGTCGTACGCGAAGGCTCTGCTGTCATTTTCCGACCCCGTCCGCCGTGCTCACTTGCCGACTCCGTCGGCCATGCTCACTTGCCGACTCCGTCGGCCATGCTCACTTGCCGACTCCGTCGGCGAGGCCCCTGACGATGTACCGCTGGCCGAAGAAGAACAGCAGCACCACCGGGACGGCGGCGATCGTCATGCCGGCGAACACGACGGGGAACTCGGTGCCGTGTTTGCTCATCAGGCTCATCAGGCCGACGGGAAGAGTCTGCACGCCCGCGCCGCTGGTGAACACCATGGCGAACAGGTACTCGTTCCAGGCGAACAGGATGTGCAGCAGGACCGTCGAGACGATGATCGGCTTGCACATCGGGAGGGTGATCCGCCAGAACGCCGTCCAGCGCCCGCAGCCGTCCATCTCCGCCGCCTCGTCCACCTCGCGCGGCAGGTCCAGCATGTACGCCCGGATGAGGAACGTGGTGAAGGGCACCCGGAACGCCGTGTACAGGATCAGCAGCGCCCAGAAGCTGTTGTACAGGCCCATGGACTGGAACATCTTCACCAGCGGCACCAGCGCCACGCTCGGGGCGAGCATCAGCCCGCCGAGGATCACCCCGGTGACCACCTTGCCGAACGGGATGTCCACCCGGGCGAGGCCGTACGCCGCCCACGCGCTGACGAACACGGTCGCGACGGTCGACGTGACCGTGACCAGGACGCTGGTGGTGAGGTAGTTGCTCACCCCGCGGTTCCATGCCTTCTGGTAGCTGTCGAAGCCCCAGTGGGAGGGCAGCGCGAAGGGGTTCCCGAAGATCTCCGCGTTGGTCTTGAAACCGTTGAGCAGCATCCACAGCAGCGGATAGATCACCACCACCGCGAGACAGAGCAGGAACGCCCACAGGAGCAGCCGGGCGATCACCCCGAGGAAGCCGAGACGCGTCACCACTCCACCCTTCTCCTGCGCGCGACCCACAGTTGCGCGACGGCGATGGCGAGCGTGACCACGAAGATGACCGTCGCGATCGCGGCCGCGTAGCCGAAGTCGTTGCGGACGAAGCCGCTGCGGTACAGCCAGGTGCCCAGCACCTGGGTGGAGTTGTTCGGCCCGCCGCTGGTCATCACCATGACCTCGTTGAACACCTGGAACGCCCCCGAGATCGTGAGCATGATCAGCACGCCGGTCATCTCGCGGACCAGGGGGACGGTCACGTGGAAGAAGCGGCGGATCGGGCCGGTGCCGTCCAGCGCCGCGGCCTGGTAGATCTCGCGGGGGATGCGCTGGATGGCGACGGCGAACAGCAGGGTCGAGTAGCCGAAGCCCTGCCACTGGCTCATCGCCATGACCGCCGGCATGGCCGTGCCCTCCTCGCCCAGCCACGCGTGCCGGAGCCCGTCGAGGCCGACCGCCTCCAGCAGGTGGTTGAGCAGCCCGAGGTTGGGCTCGTAGATGAAGTAGAAGAGCAGGCCGGCGACGGTCAGCGAGATCGCGCAGGGAATGAAGTAGATCGCCCGCAGGGCGCGCTGCCACCGCTCGCTGCGCACGCCCTCGATGAGCGCGGCCAGCACGAGCGAGCCGAACACCTGGAAGACGATCGACACCACCGCGAACAGCACGTTGTTGCGCAGCGAGGTCCAGAAGACCGGATCGTCGACGAGCTTGGCGTAGTTGCCGAGCCCGACGTACTCCTGACTCCCGCTGAAGATGTCCCACTTGAGCGTGCTGAACCCGAAGTTCTCCACCAGCGGGAAGTACACGAACACCCCGACCAGCGCGAGGGCGGGGACCACCCACGCGAGCCCGGCGGCCCGTCTGCTCATGGCGCGCACCGGCCTGCCCTCCCGGCTACTTCGCCGCGGCCGAGGCCTGGCGCACGCTCTCGAGCACCTGCTCGGGTGTCTTGCTCCCGGTGATCAGCGCCTCGCCGCCGGACAGCCACGCGTCGGCGACCTCGGGGACGGTGACCGTGTCGAGCCACGCGGCCAGCTTCGGCGCCTTGTTGACCAGCTCGATGCCCTCGTAGACCGCCTTGCTGGAGGTCTCGGGCGTGACCGCGCCGATGACCGTGCTGGGCTGGCCGTACGGCGGCGCCGAGAGCGTCTGGGCGTTCTTCGTGCTCGTGACGAACTTCATGAAGTCGACGGCGAGCGGGATGCGCGGCGACGCGGCGTTGATGAGATATCCCTCGGGAGACCCCTCGACGATGGTCGCGTCGCCGGCCGCGCCCTGCGGCGCCGGAAGCTGGAAGATGCCGAAGTCGCCGACGGGGAGCTTGCCCTCGGCGGTCTCGTTGTCGAACTCCAGGATCTCCTGGTAGTACATCGCGGACTTGCCGTCGGCGAACGCCTCCTGCGCCGAGGAGTACAGCACGCCGTTGGTGCCGGTTTTGGTGTCGGTGCAGGTGTCGACGAGGGTCTTGAAGCGCGTGAGGGCCTTCACGTAGCCGGGGTCGTCGAGCTTGGCCGTCGCAGGCTTGAGGTCGGCCTCGAAGGTGGCCGTCGGCACGTCGTACGCGAAGAGCTGCTGCATGTAGTGGAGGGCCGGCCAGCCGTCCTTGTTGCCGAAGGAGATCGGCTCGTACCCGGCCTTGCGCAGCGCCGTGCAGCTGTCGATCAGCTCCTCGAACGTCTTGGGCACCTCGACCCCGGCCTTGGCGAACGCGGCCTTGTTGTAGCCCATGAACTTGCCGTTGCCGTACAGCGGGATCCCGTAGTACTTCCCGTCGTAGGCGAAGGCCGACAGCGCCCCCTCGCTGAAGGTCTTGCCCCACTCCGTGCCGGGCCCGATCACCTTGGTCAGGTCCGCCGCGCGGCCGCCGCGGACGAAGTTCTCCGCCCAGGTGCCGGTCCACGTGAAGTAGACGTCCGGCAGGGCGTTCGACGCCGTCAGCGTCTTGGTCTTGTCCTTGATGCTCTGGTCGGTCTCCTGGATGAGCTCGACCTTCACCCCGGGATGGAGCTTCTCGTACTCCGCGGCCAGGTCCTCGAAGTACGGCTCGAGGGGCTCACCGGCGAACTTCGTGAGGATGCTCAACGTGCCCGAGTAGTCGGGGCTGGCGGCGGCGTCTGCCGCGGGAGCCTTGTCCGCCTGGCCGCCGCCGGTGCATCCGGCCAGGGCGAGCACCGACGTTCCGGCGAGGGCCGCGAACGTCGTCAGTGCGCGAGGGCGCATGGGCTTCCTTTCTCTCTCAGGGGGGAGGAGGGACCGCCGGTGCGGGAGCACCTCGGATCCGCGGGGACGCGCCGCCGGCACGACCCACTTGATGACGGGTGACTGTACAGAGCATGTGATACCGGTACCAGACCTGTTCACAAGAATTTTTCCTCCGGCGGCTCCCCAGGACCGCCCGTCACGACGAAACAGCATGTCACAGGGGTATCGGTGACCGAAATACGTCTCCCTGTTGACGCCCGCCCGTCAGGTGTGCCAGCGTGACCACCGCGTGATACCGGTATCAGGCAGCAGGGCGCCCCGGTCCGCAGGCAATCCCCGAAAGGACGCGATGATGCTCGGATTCAACGAGCCGGAATTCCTCTCCCAGATGGCGAGCGCGGTGGCGCTGCGGCCGCAGATCGAGGAACTGGTCGATCGGCTCGTGGACGAGGGATTCGACAACCTCTACCTGGTCGGCGCCGGCGGCACCTACGCCCAGATGTGGCCGTACGAGCGGCTGGCCCGGCAGCGCTCCACCTTCGACGTGCGCGCGGTGATCGCGGCCGAGCTGATCGCCGCGGGCGAGGCGGCGCTGGGCGAGCGGTCGGTCGCGGTCTTCACCTCCGCCTCCGGCACCACCGACGACACCGTGCGGGCCATCGAGTACTGCAAGGCCAAGGGCGCCCACACGATCGGCATCACCGGCTACCCCGAGTCGCCCGTGGCCCAGAACGTGGACACCGCGCTGATCACCGAGCCCAAGGCGTGGCCGTTCGACCCGCAGATGCTGCTCCTCACGACCCGGCTGCTGTCCCGGCGGGGCGAGTTCGACGGCTACGAGAAGCTCGCCGGCGAGCTCGACGGCCTGCCGCGGATCCTGCTGGAGGTCGCCAGGCAGACCGAGCCCGTCGCCGAGAAGTTCGCCGACGAGCACAAGGACACCGGCTACTACTTCCTCATCGGCGGCGGCAACCTGTGGTCGTACACCTACCTGTACTCCATGTGCATCCTCGAGGAGATGCAGTGGCTGCACACCACGCGGGTGCACAGCGCCGAGTTCTTCCACGGCTCGCTCGAACTGCTGGAGGAGGACACCAGCGTCATCGTCTTCCAGGGTGAGGACGAGGGGCGCCCGCTGACCGACCGCGCGGCGGCCTTCGCCAAGCGCATCTCCAAGGACGTCACGGTCCTCGACACCAAGGACTACCCGCTCGAGGGGATCAGCCCCGAGTTCCGCGGCCTGCTCGGGCCGCTGGTCATGGACGTGGCGACCGGCCGGCTGAGCAAGCACCTGGAGCGGGTGCGCGACCACTCCCTCGAACTGCGCCGCTACTACCGCGTCATGGACTACTGACGGTCGTCCGTCGCTGATCCCCCGCTCACGGCGCCGCACCGGCCGCGCGCCCCCAGGGCCCCCGCGTTCCCCACGCGGGGGCCCGCCTTGAAGGAGAGTCCATGAGAGTCCTCGGCTTCGGCGACAACATCGTCGACCGGTTCCTCGACCGCGGCATCGAGTACCCCGGCGGCAACAGCGTCAACGTGGCCGTCTACGCCCGGCGCCTCGGCGCCGACGCCGCCTACCTCGGCGTGTTCGGCGACGACGACCTCGGCGGCTTCATCCGCGCGTCGATCGCCGCGCAGGGGGTCGCCGTCGACCGCTGCGCCGTACGGGCCGGTGAGAGCGGCGTCTCCACCCTGCGCGTCGACGACGGCGACCGGGTCTTTCTCGGCTGGAACGGCGGCGGCGTCACCACCAGGGAGCCGATCGTCCTCGACGACGGCCTCCTCCGATACGCCGCCTCGTTCGACCTGGTGCACTCCAGCGTGTACTCGGGCAGCGAGAGCGAGCTGCCGAAGCTGGCCCGGCTGGACACGCTGGTGAGCTACGACCTGTCCAGCGAGGACGAGTACCGCACGCCGGCCTACCTCGACCGGGTCTGCCCGCACGCCGATCTCGTCCTGCTGTCGTGCTCGCACCTCGGCGAGGACGCCACGCGGGCCCTCCTGGCCGACGTCGTACGGCGGGGTGCGGCGCTCGCGCTGGCCACCCGGGGCGAGGAAGGGGCGATCGCCCACGACGGCCGCGTCACCCTCACCACGGCGGCGGTGCGCGTGGAGGACTCCCGGCTGATGGTGGACACGATGGGCTGCGGCGACGCCTTCCTCGCGGGGTTCGCGGTGTCCCTGCTGCGCGCGGGCTGGCGCGCGGGCGCCGCGCCGGACGGCGACATGATCGAGACCGCCCTGCGCGACGGCGCGCGGTCGGCCCACGACCAGTGCCTGGTGGAAGGCGCTTTCGGTCACGGGCGGCCGGTGGTCGCTAGCATGTCGCCATCCCGCGATCTCGAGAAGTGAGGGACGCCACCCATGCCAGCTGACCGGGGCCAGACCGCCGGGCGGGCCACGATCTCCGAGGTGGCGGCCGAGGCGGGCGTCGGGCGGGCGACCGCCGCCCGCACGCTGGGCGGGTACGGGCACGTCAGCCCGGAGCTGCGCAAGCGCGTGCTGGAGGCGGCCGAGAAGCTCGGCTACCGCGCCAACGCGCTGGCCCGCAGCATGTCGACCGGGGTCAGCCACACCATCGGCGTGATCGTCGCCGACATCGGCAACCCCTTCTTCGCGGGGGTGGTGCGCGGAATCTGCGACGCCTCCCGCGCCCGCGGCTTCGACACGATCGTCCTGAGCACCTACGAGGAGCTCGACGAGGAGATCGCGGCGATGAACGTGCTGATCGACAAGCGCGTCGACGGCGTCGTCGTCGCCTCGGCCGCGCTGAGCGGCCGGGACGTCGGTCACGTCAAGGAGGCGCTGAAGCGGGGCGTCCCGGTCGTCCTCGTCGACCGGGCGGTCCCCTCGCTCGACCTCGACGCGGTGGTCATCGACAACCGCGACGCCGCCCGCGAGGCGGTCGAGCGGCTCATCGCGGCCGGGCACCGGCGGATCGGCTTCGTGTGGGGGCCGCCCGTGCCGGAGCCGCCGGCGACCCGGCGCGAGCTGCTGGCGGCGGCGTCCCGCAACCTGTGGACCGACGGCGAGCGCCTGCGCGGCTACCTCGACGCGCTCGACGACGCGCGGATCCCCTTCGATCCCGAGCTGGTGATGGTCGGGCGGAAGGTCGAGGAGCGGGTGACCGAGGAGGTCGCCCGCATGCTCGCCCTGCCGGACCGCATCACCGCGCTGTTCTGCACCGAGACCGAGGCGGTGACGGGAGCCCTGCGCGCGCTGCGGGCCGCCGGGCTGTCCTACCCGCGCGACGTCGCCCTCATCGGCTTCGACGACAGCGCCTGGGCGGCGGTCATGGACCCGCCGCTGACGATGATCGAGCAGCCGGTGCACGAGCTCGGCGCCAAGGCCGCCGAGGTGCTCCTCGACATCGTCCGGGGGGCCGAGCCCGGCAGGCGGATCCACACGCTGCGCTCCCGTCTCATCGAGCGCTCCTCGGTCGCCCCTCCACCCGCGTAGGCGGCGGGGCGGTCAGCGGGGGATCAGCTCGGCGGAGCGCTGCTGAGGGAGGCCGGCGAGGCGCCGCTGGCCCTCGGTGAGCAGCGCCGCGATCGGGCCGGGCTCGCGCAGCCGGGTGAGCCGGTCGCGGTTGTACTTGCGCAGCCGCGCCGCGCGGCGCTTGGCCGCCGCCGCCTTGAACGCCGCGACGTGCTCGCGGTCGGCCTTGCGCGCGCCGCTCAGCTCGTAGCCGTACGCCGTGAGCCGCTCGCCGAGCACCTCCTCGCACAGCGAGATCTCCCAGGGCTCCAGCCGGGAGGCCCACTTGCCCGAGTGGGCGGTGGTCACCTCCTCGTGGGTGTTGCTGTGCCACACCTTGTGCTTGGGCACGGCGAGCTCGGCCATGTGGCGGGGCTCGCACATCCCCGGGTCGTAGTCCTCGCCGATGAACACGCACAGCTTCTTCAGCTCGGTCTCCGGATCGGCGGTGAGGTCCTCGTACCGCAGCTCGTAGAAGCTGTCGGCGGGCAGCTTGCGGGCGTGCCGCCGGCCGAAGTCGATCGCCTCGGCCCAGTTGGCCATGGCGTGCACGGCGTCCGCCTTGTACCAGGGCATCTGCTTGAGCGAGGCCACGCAGTCGCGGCCGTCCCTGACGAGGTGGACGAACTGCGCGTCGGGGAACATCCGCATCAGCATCTCGACGTGCCGGTAGTAGCTGGGCCGCTTGTCGCCCCAGCGCGGCTTGCCGAAGCGCTCGGCGTAGCTCTTGAAGACCATGCCGATGACCGAGCCGAAGCTGCCGGGGCCGAGCATGGCCGCCTGGACGAAATCGGGGCGGCTCAGCCCGAGCTCGTGGAACTTCGTGGTGCGGCCCTCGGCGATCCAGGTCGCCAGCTTGCGCCTGTTGTCGGCCAGCCGCATGTCGCCGTACGCCCGGCGGGAGAAGTAGGCCGGGACGAGGAACCGCGTCTCGGGCGGAACCGCGATGCGCGGATGCGAGTGCAGCATGAGCTGCAGCATGGTGGTGCCGGAGCGCGGGCAGCCGACGACGAAGACAGGTCTGTCCGTATGCATGAGTTCTATCCCCCGTGGTGAAATTTCCGGACGCCAGGCCGCCGCCCTCCCCCGGGCGCGGCTCGTGACGCGGGTCCTACGGCGTCATGCCGTACGAGCTGGTGGATCGGGCCGGGAACGGCCGGTCAGACGAGGATCTTCTC
Proteins encoded in this region:
- a CDS encoding SIS domain-containing protein codes for the protein MMLGFNEPEFLSQMASAVALRPQIEELVDRLVDEGFDNLYLVGAGGTYAQMWPYERLARQRSTFDVRAVIAAELIAAGEAALGERSVAVFTSASGTTDDTVRAIEYCKAKGAHTIGITGYPESPVAQNVDTALITEPKAWPFDPQMLLLTTRLLSRRGEFDGYEKLAGELDGLPRILLEVARQTEPVAEKFADEHKDTGYYFLIGGGNLWSYTYLYSMCILEEMQWLHTTRVHSAEFFHGSLELLEEDTSVIVFQGEDEGRPLTDRAAAFAKRISKDVTVLDTKDYPLEGISPEFRGLLGPLVMDVATGRLSKHLERVRDHSLELRRYYRVMDY
- a CDS encoding sulfotransferase family protein, translated to MHTDRPVFVVGCPRSGTTMLQLMLHSHPRIAVPPETRFLVPAYFSRRAYGDMRLADNRRKLATWIAEGRTTKFHELGLSRPDFVQAAMLGPGSFGSVIGMVFKSYAERFGKPRWGDKRPSYYRHVEMLMRMFPDAQFVHLVRDGRDCVASLKQMPWYKADAVHAMANWAEAIDFGRRHARKLPADSFYELRYEDLTADPETELKKLCVFIGEDYDPGMCEPRHMAELAVPKHKVWHSNTHEEVTTAHSGKWASRLEPWEISLCEEVLGERLTAYGYELSGARKADREHVAAFKAAAAKRRAARLRKYNRDRLTRLREPGPIAALLTEGQRRLAGLPQQRSAELIPR
- a CDS encoding LacI family DNA-binding transcriptional regulator, with product MPADRGQTAGRATISEVAAEAGVGRATAARTLGGYGHVSPELRKRVLEAAEKLGYRANALARSMSTGVSHTIGVIVADIGNPFFAGVVRGICDASRARGFDTIVLSTYEELDEEIAAMNVLIDKRVDGVVVASAALSGRDVGHVKEALKRGVPVVLVDRAVPSLDLDAVVIDNRDAAREAVERLIAAGHRRIGFVWGPPVPEPPATRRELLAAASRNLWTDGERLRGYLDALDDARIPFDPELVMVGRKVEERVTEEVARMLALPDRITALFCTETEAVTGALRALRAAGLSYPRDVALIGFDDSAWAAVMDPPLTMIEQPVHELGAKAAEVLLDIVRGAEPGRRIHTLRSRLIERSSVAPPPA
- a CDS encoding PfkB family carbohydrate kinase, whose translation is MRVLGFGDNIVDRFLDRGIEYPGGNSVNVAVYARRLGADAAYLGVFGDDDLGGFIRASIAAQGVAVDRCAVRAGESGVSTLRVDDGDRVFLGWNGGGVTTREPIVLDDGLLRYAASFDLVHSSVYSGSESELPKLARLDTLVSYDLSSEDEYRTPAYLDRVCPHADLVLLSCSHLGEDATRALLADVVRRGAALALATRGEEGAIAHDGRVTLTTAAVRVEDSRLMVDTMGCGDAFLAGFAVSLLRAGWRAGAAPDGDMIETALRDGARSAHDQCLVEGAFGHGRPVVASMSPSRDLEK